In a genomic window of Gigantopelta aegis isolate Gae_Host chromosome 9, Gae_host_genome, whole genome shotgun sequence:
- the LOC121381660 gene encoding uncharacterized protein LOC121381660 has translation MNALCILIALAGVIHTITADTCDVCTTTYASEKTAGGSDNALLCTAVKKYAQCLAVASGAGCASGANVPATQFAGTIATDAGALTSCTFDALCSGCQMTYQTAKLARSSSKAVNDCKEAFTYAGCVADSTTTFKACDGVTTQAALTITAQAAAIADCSVCGTEALKSSVVILVAGLFLSYLKF, from the exons GTGTTATTCATACCATCACCGCCGATACGTGCGATGTGTGTACAACTACTTATGCTTCGGAAAAAACCGCGGGAGGGTCTGACAATGCTTTATTGTGCAC AGCGGTGAAGAAGTATGCCCAGTGTCTTGCGGTAGCAAGTGGTGCCGGGTGCGCGTCTGGGGCTAATGTTCCAGCCACACAGTTTGCTGGTACCATCGCCACAGATGCTGGGGCTTTAACCAGCTGCA CGTTTGATGCTCTGTGTTCTGGGTGTCAAATGACGTACCAAACCGCCAAACTGGCTCGTTCCAGTTCCAAAGCCGTAAACGACTGCAA GGAAGCGTTTACATACGCCGGTTGTGTGGCCGATTCCACTACTACATTCAAGGCTTGTGACGGAGTAACCACCCAGGCAGCACTTACCATAACCGCTCAGGCAGCAGCAATAGCCGACT gtTCTGTCTGCGGCACGGAAGCACTGAAATCATCGGTCGTGATTCTGGTAGCGGGTCTGTTCCTGTCTTACCTCAAGTTTTGA